A genomic stretch from Cloacibacterium caeni includes:
- a CDS encoding TetR/AcrR family transcriptional regulator: MKSEKQMNEQEQSTEEKILEAASEVFTEKGFAGTRTRDIAEKAGINLALLNYYFRSKEKLFEQVMKIKVVLLFGKILPILINEKTSLEEKIDLASEKYFEILSKNPNLPLFVISEIQKKNSNITKIIPVNKIFENSVIIKQIKEKRPEINPLHYLVNFLAMTIFPFVAKPVFNAFELTNEAEYHQFISERRKLVPIWMKQLLEIKTENL; the protein is encoded by the coding sequence ATGAAAAGTGAAAAACAGATGAATGAACAAGAACAATCTACTGAAGAAAAAATTTTAGAAGCAGCTTCAGAAGTCTTTACTGAAAAAGGATTTGCAGGAACTAGAACCAGAGATATTGCCGAAAAAGCAGGAATAAATCTGGCATTACTCAATTACTATTTCCGAAGTAAAGAAAAACTTTTTGAACAAGTGATGAAGATAAAAGTGGTGTTACTCTTCGGGAAGATTTTACCTATTCTAATCAACGAGAAAACATCTTTAGAAGAAAAAATAGACTTAGCTTCAGAAAAATATTTCGAAATTTTATCTAAAAATCCTAATCTTCCTCTTTTTGTAATCAGTGAAATTCAGAAAAAAAATTCTAACATCACGAAAATTATTCCTGTAAATAAAATTTTTGAAAATTCTGTCATCATCAAACAAATCAAAGAAAAAAGACCAGAAATAAATCCATTGCATTATTTAGTCAATTTCTTAGCGATGACTATTTTTCCTTTTGTAGCTAAACCCGTTTTTAACGCTTTTGAACTGACTAATGAAGCAGAATACCACCAATTCATTAGCGAAAGAAGAAAACTCGTTCCAATCTGGATGAAACAACTTTTAGAAATAAAAACTGAAAATCTTTAA
- a CDS encoding ABC transporter ATP-binding protein, with translation MIEVKNISKSYGEKKQKILAVDNISFSVENGEIFGLIGPDGSGKTSIFRMLTTLLHPDSGSAEIEGLDVVKDYKKIRKILGYMPGKFSLYQDLTVEENLEFFASVFNTSIQENYDLIKDIYQQIEPFKDRKAGKLSGGMKQKLALSCALIHKPKVLFLDEPTTGVDPVSRKEFWEMLKRLKQQGITIVVATPYMDEATLCDRVALMQNGKILKIDTPQNICNSFPEDLYEVKTENIPALIKILKEYENTKNTYAFGEFVHMVIKKEKDFKKETLEKFLQEKRFNKIEINRIEATIEDSFILLLSNHE, from the coding sequence ATGATAGAAGTTAAAAATATATCAAAATCTTACGGCGAAAAAAAACAAAAAATTCTGGCGGTAGATAACATTTCCTTTTCGGTAGAAAATGGAGAAATTTTCGGGTTGATTGGTCCCGATGGAAGTGGCAAAACCTCTATTTTCCGAATGCTGACTACCCTTCTTCATCCAGATTCTGGTTCTGCTGAAATTGAAGGACTTGATGTAGTTAAAGATTACAAAAAAATCCGAAAGATTCTTGGTTATATGCCAGGAAAATTTTCTCTGTATCAAGATTTAACTGTAGAAGAAAATCTAGAATTTTTCGCAAGTGTTTTCAATACAAGCATACAAGAAAATTATGATTTAATCAAAGATATTTATCAGCAGATTGAACCATTTAAAGACCGAAAAGCAGGGAAACTTTCTGGCGGAATGAAACAGAAATTAGCCCTTTCTTGCGCTCTGATTCACAAACCAAAAGTACTATTCTTAGATGAACCTACAACAGGAGTTGACCCAGTTTCGAGAAAAGAATTTTGGGAGATGCTGAAACGCTTAAAACAACAAGGCATCACCATCGTGGTAGCAACTCCTTACATGGATGAAGCCACACTCTGTGACAGAGTCGCGCTCATGCAAAACGGGAAAATTTTAAAAATTGACACCCCACAAAACATTTGCAATAGCTTCCCTGAAGATTTATACGAAGTAAAAACCGAAAATATTCCTGCTCTTATCAAAATACTTAAAGAATACGAAAACACTAAAAACACTTATGCCTTTGGCGAATTTGTACACATGGTGATTAAAAAGGAAAAAGATTTTAAAAAGGAAACTTTGGAGAAATTTTTACAAGAAAAAAGATTTAACAAAATTGAAATCAACAGAATAGAAGCAACCATAGAAGATAGTTTTATTCTTTTACTCTCAAATCATGAATAA
- a CDS encoding TolC family protein, whose amino-acid sequence MEKLKYIFLFFIGLINAQETITLEQCYQWSRENYPLIKKQELIKKAEQYTTENALKGWLPQVNITAQATYQNDVTQFPVKLPNMNVEPLSKDQYKVYADISQTIYDGGNIKNQKKLALAQSEIKNQQLAVDLDKLKERINQIYFGILLTDKQLLQLKLTKSDINEGIKKAEAQLKNGVIFRSNLDVLKAELVKIEQKEIELQAIKQNFVQMLSYFIKKNIDENTQLETPEKTLVTETNNRSELKLFDAQKSLIETQKKLINTKNTPKLGAFFQGGYGKPGFNMLKNEFDTFYIAGVRLNIPITGFYTKKNDLQLLDNQSQDIEIQRENFLFNQNFTEIQQKNDLDKIQNLIDKDDELITLRKSIKKASLAQLENGVITTNDYLREVTAEEQAILTKITHEIQYLLTQYNLKAQLNN is encoded by the coding sequence ATGGAAAAACTTAAATACATTTTCCTCTTTTTCATAGGGCTCATCAATGCCCAAGAAACCATTACCCTTGAACAATGTTACCAATGGTCACGAGAAAATTATCCTTTAATCAAAAAGCAAGAATTGATTAAAAAAGCAGAGCAATACACTACAGAAAATGCACTGAAAGGCTGGCTTCCTCAAGTAAACATTACAGCACAAGCTACTTACCAAAATGATGTGACTCAATTTCCCGTGAAATTGCCAAACATGAATGTAGAACCTCTCAGCAAAGACCAATACAAGGTTTATGCAGACATTTCACAAACGATTTACGATGGCGGAAACATCAAAAATCAGAAAAAATTGGCTTTGGCTCAATCTGAAATTAAAAACCAACAATTGGCGGTAGATTTAGATAAATTGAAAGAAAGAATCAACCAAATTTATTTCGGAATTTTATTAACAGACAAGCAATTGTTACAATTAAAGCTTACAAAATCAGACATTAATGAAGGCATCAAAAAAGCAGAAGCTCAATTGAAAAATGGGGTTATTTTCAGAAGTAATTTAGATGTTTTAAAAGCAGAATTGGTAAAAATTGAACAAAAAGAAATTGAACTTCAAGCAATAAAGCAAAATTTCGTGCAAATGCTTTCTTACTTCATCAAGAAAAATATCGACGAAAATACTCAACTCGAAACTCCTGAAAAAACATTAGTTACTGAAACCAACAACCGTTCTGAACTTAAATTATTTGATGCTCAAAAATCTTTAATTGAAACACAAAAGAAACTTATCAACACCAAAAATACTCCAAAATTGGGCGCTTTTTTCCAAGGTGGTTACGGAAAACCAGGTTTCAATATGCTCAAAAATGAATTTGACACTTTTTACATTGCAGGAGTTCGTCTCAATATTCCGATTACTGGATTTTATACCAAGAAAAATGATTTACAATTATTAGACAATCAAAGTCAAGATATTGAAATTCAAAGAGAAAACTTTCTTTTCAATCAAAATTTTACAGAAATTCAACAAAAAAATGATTTAGATAAAATTCAAAATCTTATTGATAAAGATGACGAACTCATCACGTTGAGAAAAAGTATTAAAAAGGCGAGTTTGGCACAATTAGAAAACGGTGTAATCACCACCAACGATTATCTGCGAGAAGTAACCGCCGAAGAACAAGCAATTCTCACAAAAATTACCCACGAAATTCAATATTTATTGACACAATATAACTTGAAAGCTCAACTAAATAATTGA
- a CDS encoding HlyD family secretion protein, which translates to MKKYILPLLVLTIFSCKRADQDYDASGTFEADEIIVTAEASGKILELNLNEGDALTANQNIGLIDGKGVELQKEQVLASINAIEQKTNDAAPQIAVLQSQLATQNAQIAVLQEQLNNAVRERNRTANLVKSDAATRKQLDDLNGNVVVIQKQIATAKSQSEILKQQISSTLEQVKIQNRAILSEKNPTEKKVLQIDEQLKHNVISSPIKGIVLTKYMNKGEFATIGKPIYKMANLDEMTLRAYFTGDQLAKVKVGQNVKVLIDAGDENTKELTGKIYWISQKSEFTPKTIQTKDERANLVYATKIHVKNDGFLKIGMYGEVKL; encoded by the coding sequence ATGAAAAAATATATTCTTCCTCTCCTAGTTTTGACCATTTTCTCTTGCAAAAGAGCAGACCAAGATTATGATGCTTCCGGAACTTTCGAAGCAGATGAAATCATCGTTACAGCGGAAGCTTCAGGTAAAATCCTTGAACTCAATCTCAATGAAGGAGATGCATTAACAGCCAATCAAAACATAGGTCTTATTGACGGAAAAGGCGTAGAATTACAAAAAGAACAGGTTTTGGCTTCTATCAATGCCATCGAACAAAAAACCAATGATGCAGCACCTCAAATTGCAGTTCTGCAATCTCAGTTGGCTACACAAAATGCTCAAATTGCTGTGCTTCAAGAGCAATTAAACAATGCAGTAAGAGAAAGAAACAGAACCGCCAATCTTGTAAAATCAGATGCTGCAACGCGCAAGCAATTAGATGATTTAAACGGAAATGTTGTGGTAATTCAAAAACAAATTGCAACAGCAAAATCACAATCCGAAATTTTAAAACAACAGATTTCTTCTACTTTAGAACAAGTAAAAATTCAAAACAGAGCTATTTTAAGTGAAAAAAATCCTACCGAGAAGAAAGTTCTACAAATAGATGAACAATTGAAACATAATGTTATTTCTTCGCCCATTAAAGGAATTGTACTTACCAAATACATGAATAAAGGCGAGTTTGCCACCATCGGAAAACCAATTTATAAAATGGCGAATTTAGATGAAATGACTCTAAGAGCTTACTTTACAGGAGACCAATTGGCAAAAGTAAAAGTTGGTCAAAATGTTAAAGTGCTCATAGATGCAGGTGACGAAAACACCAAAGAACTTACTGGAAAAATCTACTGGATTTCACAAAAATCTGAATTCACTCCCAAAACCATTCAAACCAAAGATGAAAGAGCCAATCTAGTATACGCTACCAAAATACATGTTAAAAATGATGGCTTTCTAAAAATTGGAATGTACGGAGAAGTGAAACTTTAA